Proteins encoded together in one Colius striatus isolate bColStr4 chromosome 3, bColStr4.1.hap1, whole genome shotgun sequence window:
- the UFSP2 gene encoding ufm1-specific protease 2 isoform X1 — MAAIPEAMDILFRIRGGLDLAFQLATTDEASTKKALGYVFSDLANKLSSDVLVLRICQSSVYVWPNNGTSTAPELTDDSACKEIRRLIQFDQDEESKRKLGKKKDKKLQDTQQIVNVDLMLEMTSSLAALAPVIEKENKEHHYVNMTLPVDVVVSVSPEETWGNVQNLLVKAIHRQLTDMERCIMKYMKGTSIVVPEQFHFMLPGKNHLVTISYPTGISDDQLASYRKELHGLYNLPCDRPYFKRANAYHFPDEPYKDGYLRNPHLHLNSPGMESGMVYLVHGVYSYHHYMQDRIDDSGWGCAYRSLQTICSWFKHQGYIDASIPTHKEIQQALVDAGDKPAAFVGSRQWIGSIEVQLVLNQLFGITSKILFVSQGAELALQGRELANHFKGEGTPIMIGGGVLAHTILGVAWNEMTGHIKYLILDPHYTGGEDLQVILEKGWCGWKGPEFWKKDAYYNLCLPQRPKSI, encoded by the exons ATGGCG gCAATTCCAGAAGCTATGGACATACTGTTTAGGATAAGAGGAGGCCTGGATCTTGCATTTCAGCTAGCAACTACTGATG AGGCATCAACAAAAAAGGCATTAGGATATGTTTTCAGTGATCTTGCAAACAAACTGTCCTCGGATGTTCTTGTGTTAAGAATTTGCCAGAGTTCAGTCTATGTGTGGCCAAACAATGGTACAAGCACTGCTCCAGAGCTGACTGATGATTCTGCTTGTAAGGAGATAAGACGATTGATACA GTTTGATCAGGATGAGGAGAGCAAACGAAAGCTTggcaaaaaaaaggataaaaagttGCAAGATACG cagcagatagTCAATGTAGACCTCATGTTGGAAATGACATCTTCATTAGCTGCTTTGGCTCCTGtcattgaaaaggaaaataaggaacACCACTACGTCAATATGACATTGCCAGTTGATGTTGTTGTGTCTGTCTCTCCAGAAGAAACATGGGGAAA TGTACAAAATCTCCTGGTGAAAGCAATTCACAGGCAATTAACTGACATGGAAAGATGTATCATGAAGTATATGAAGGGAACATCAATTGTGGTACCAGAACAATTTCATTTCATGTTACCAGGAAAAAATCACCTTGTAACAATCTCGTATCCTACAGGTATTTCAGATGATCAGCTGGCAAGTTACAGAAAG GAATTGCATGGGTTATACAATCTGCCATGTGACAGACCATATTTCAAGAGAGCAAATGCTTATCATTTTCCAGATGAACCATATAAAGATGGgtatctcagaaatccacaTTTACATCTTAATTCACCTGGTATGGAGTCTGGTATG GTTTATTTGGTACACGGTGTCTATAGTTACCACCACTACATGCAGGATCGGATCGATGACAGCGGTTGGGGCTGTGCCTACCGGTCTCTGCAGACAATCTGCTCTTGGTTCAAACACCAAGGTTACATTGATGCATCTATTCCAACACATAAGGAAATTCAACAG GCACTGGTTGATGCTGGAGACAAGCCTGCAGCGTTTGTGGGGTCACGGCAATGGATTGGTTCGATTGAGGTGCAGCTTGTTTTGAATCAGCTTTTTGGAATAACATCAAAAATACTATTTGTCAG ccaGGGTGCTGAGCTAGCGTTGCAGGGGAGAGAGCTGGCTAATCATTTCAAGGGTGAAGGAACTCCAATTATGATTG GTGGAGGTGTTTTGGCACACACGATATTAGGAGTGGCTTGGAATGAGATGACGGGGCACATAAAGTATTTGATTTTAGACCCACATTACACTGGAGGGGAAGACCTGCAGGTTATTTTGGAAAAG GGCTGGTGTGGATGGAAGGGCCCGGAGTTTTGGAAGAAGGATGCTTATTATAACCTGTGCCTACCTCAGCGACCAAAATCTATTTGA
- the UFSP2 gene encoding ufm1-specific protease 2 isoform X2, with translation MDILFRIRGGLDLAFQLATTDEASTKKALGYVFSDLANKLSSDVLVLRICQSSVYVWPNNGTSTAPELTDDSACKEIRRLIQFDQDEESKRKLGKKKDKKLQDTQQIVNVDLMLEMTSSLAALAPVIEKENKEHHYVNMTLPVDVVVSVSPEETWGNVQNLLVKAIHRQLTDMERCIMKYMKGTSIVVPEQFHFMLPGKNHLVTISYPTGISDDQLASYRKELHGLYNLPCDRPYFKRANAYHFPDEPYKDGYLRNPHLHLNSPGMESGMVYLVHGVYSYHHYMQDRIDDSGWGCAYRSLQTICSWFKHQGYIDASIPTHKEIQQALVDAGDKPAAFVGSRQWIGSIEVQLVLNQLFGITSKILFVSQGAELALQGRELANHFKGEGTPIMIGGGVLAHTILGVAWNEMTGHIKYLILDPHYTGGEDLQVILEKGWCGWKGPEFWKKDAYYNLCLPQRPKSI, from the exons ATGGACATACTGTTTAGGATAAGAGGAGGCCTGGATCTTGCATTTCAGCTAGCAACTACTGATG AGGCATCAACAAAAAAGGCATTAGGATATGTTTTCAGTGATCTTGCAAACAAACTGTCCTCGGATGTTCTTGTGTTAAGAATTTGCCAGAGTTCAGTCTATGTGTGGCCAAACAATGGTACAAGCACTGCTCCAGAGCTGACTGATGATTCTGCTTGTAAGGAGATAAGACGATTGATACA GTTTGATCAGGATGAGGAGAGCAAACGAAAGCTTggcaaaaaaaaggataaaaagttGCAAGATACG cagcagatagTCAATGTAGACCTCATGTTGGAAATGACATCTTCATTAGCTGCTTTGGCTCCTGtcattgaaaaggaaaataaggaacACCACTACGTCAATATGACATTGCCAGTTGATGTTGTTGTGTCTGTCTCTCCAGAAGAAACATGGGGAAA TGTACAAAATCTCCTGGTGAAAGCAATTCACAGGCAATTAACTGACATGGAAAGATGTATCATGAAGTATATGAAGGGAACATCAATTGTGGTACCAGAACAATTTCATTTCATGTTACCAGGAAAAAATCACCTTGTAACAATCTCGTATCCTACAGGTATTTCAGATGATCAGCTGGCAAGTTACAGAAAG GAATTGCATGGGTTATACAATCTGCCATGTGACAGACCATATTTCAAGAGAGCAAATGCTTATCATTTTCCAGATGAACCATATAAAGATGGgtatctcagaaatccacaTTTACATCTTAATTCACCTGGTATGGAGTCTGGTATG GTTTATTTGGTACACGGTGTCTATAGTTACCACCACTACATGCAGGATCGGATCGATGACAGCGGTTGGGGCTGTGCCTACCGGTCTCTGCAGACAATCTGCTCTTGGTTCAAACACCAAGGTTACATTGATGCATCTATTCCAACACATAAGGAAATTCAACAG GCACTGGTTGATGCTGGAGACAAGCCTGCAGCGTTTGTGGGGTCACGGCAATGGATTGGTTCGATTGAGGTGCAGCTTGTTTTGAATCAGCTTTTTGGAATAACATCAAAAATACTATTTGTCAG ccaGGGTGCTGAGCTAGCGTTGCAGGGGAGAGAGCTGGCTAATCATTTCAAGGGTGAAGGAACTCCAATTATGATTG GTGGAGGTGTTTTGGCACACACGATATTAGGAGTGGCTTGGAATGAGATGACGGGGCACATAAAGTATTTGATTTTAGACCCACATTACACTGGAGGGGAAGACCTGCAGGTTATTTTGGAAAAG GGCTGGTGTGGATGGAAGGGCCCGGAGTTTTGGAAGAAGGATGCTTATTATAACCTGTGCCTACCTCAGCGACCAAAATCTATTTGA
- the UFSP2 gene encoding ufm1-specific protease 2 isoform X3 — protein sequence MAAIPEAMDILFRIRGGLDLAFQLATTDEASTKKALGYVFSDLANKLSSDVLVLRICQSSVYVWPNNGTSTAPELTDDSACKEIRRLIQFDQDEESKRKLGKKKDKKLQDTQQIVNVDLMLEMTSSLAALAPVIEKENKEHHYVNMTLPVDVVVSVSPEETWGNVQNLLVKAIHRQLTDMERCIMKYMKGTSIVVPEQFHFMLPGKNHLVTISYPTGISDDQLASYRKELHGLYNLPCDRPYFKRANAYHFPDEPYKDGYLRNPHLHLNSPGMESGMVYLVHGVYSYHHYMQDRIDDSGWGCAYRSLQTICSWFKHQGYIDASIPTHKEIQQALVDAGDKPAAFVGSRQWIGSIEVQLVLNQLFGITSKILFVSQGAELALQGRELANHFKGEGTPIMIVLLQPGSVPDSFSTVKLL from the exons ATGGCG gCAATTCCAGAAGCTATGGACATACTGTTTAGGATAAGAGGAGGCCTGGATCTTGCATTTCAGCTAGCAACTACTGATG AGGCATCAACAAAAAAGGCATTAGGATATGTTTTCAGTGATCTTGCAAACAAACTGTCCTCGGATGTTCTTGTGTTAAGAATTTGCCAGAGTTCAGTCTATGTGTGGCCAAACAATGGTACAAGCACTGCTCCAGAGCTGACTGATGATTCTGCTTGTAAGGAGATAAGACGATTGATACA GTTTGATCAGGATGAGGAGAGCAAACGAAAGCTTggcaaaaaaaaggataaaaagttGCAAGATACG cagcagatagTCAATGTAGACCTCATGTTGGAAATGACATCTTCATTAGCTGCTTTGGCTCCTGtcattgaaaaggaaaataaggaacACCACTACGTCAATATGACATTGCCAGTTGATGTTGTTGTGTCTGTCTCTCCAGAAGAAACATGGGGAAA TGTACAAAATCTCCTGGTGAAAGCAATTCACAGGCAATTAACTGACATGGAAAGATGTATCATGAAGTATATGAAGGGAACATCAATTGTGGTACCAGAACAATTTCATTTCATGTTACCAGGAAAAAATCACCTTGTAACAATCTCGTATCCTACAGGTATTTCAGATGATCAGCTGGCAAGTTACAGAAAG GAATTGCATGGGTTATACAATCTGCCATGTGACAGACCATATTTCAAGAGAGCAAATGCTTATCATTTTCCAGATGAACCATATAAAGATGGgtatctcagaaatccacaTTTACATCTTAATTCACCTGGTATGGAGTCTGGTATG GTTTATTTGGTACACGGTGTCTATAGTTACCACCACTACATGCAGGATCGGATCGATGACAGCGGTTGGGGCTGTGCCTACCGGTCTCTGCAGACAATCTGCTCTTGGTTCAAACACCAAGGTTACATTGATGCATCTATTCCAACACATAAGGAAATTCAACAG GCACTGGTTGATGCTGGAGACAAGCCTGCAGCGTTTGTGGGGTCACGGCAATGGATTGGTTCGATTGAGGTGCAGCTTGTTTTGAATCAGCTTTTTGGAATAACATCAAAAATACTATTTGTCAG ccaGGGTGCTGAGCTAGCGTTGCAGGGGAGAGAGCTGGCTAATCATTTCAAGGGTGAAGGAACTCCAATTATGATTG TCCTTTTACAACCAGGAAGTGTGCCAGATTCTTTTTCTACAGTTaagcttctttaa
- the UFSP2 gene encoding ufm1-specific protease 2 isoform X4 produces the protein MAAIPEAMDILFRIRGGLDLAFQLATTDEASTKKALGYVFSDLANKLSSDVLVLRICQSSVYVWPNNGTSTAPELTDDSACKEIRRLIQFDQDEESKRKLGKKKDKKLQDTQQIVNVDLMLEMTSSLAALAPVIEKENKEHHYVNMTLPVDVVVSVSPEETWGNVQNLLVKAIHRQLTDMERCIMKYMKGTSIVVPEQFHFMLPGKNHLVTISYPTGISDDQLASYRKELHGLYNLPCDRPYFKRANAYHFPDEPYKDGYLRNPHLHLNSPGMESGMVYLVHGVYSYHHYMQDRIDDSGWGCAYRSLQTICSWFKHQGYIDASIPTHKEIQQALVDAGDKPAAFVGSRQWIGSIEVQLVLNQLFGITSKILFVRFSRDVYTGKLLSHFQISYLCRYQV, from the exons ATGGCG gCAATTCCAGAAGCTATGGACATACTGTTTAGGATAAGAGGAGGCCTGGATCTTGCATTTCAGCTAGCAACTACTGATG AGGCATCAACAAAAAAGGCATTAGGATATGTTTTCAGTGATCTTGCAAACAAACTGTCCTCGGATGTTCTTGTGTTAAGAATTTGCCAGAGTTCAGTCTATGTGTGGCCAAACAATGGTACAAGCACTGCTCCAGAGCTGACTGATGATTCTGCTTGTAAGGAGATAAGACGATTGATACA GTTTGATCAGGATGAGGAGAGCAAACGAAAGCTTggcaaaaaaaaggataaaaagttGCAAGATACG cagcagatagTCAATGTAGACCTCATGTTGGAAATGACATCTTCATTAGCTGCTTTGGCTCCTGtcattgaaaaggaaaataaggaacACCACTACGTCAATATGACATTGCCAGTTGATGTTGTTGTGTCTGTCTCTCCAGAAGAAACATGGGGAAA TGTACAAAATCTCCTGGTGAAAGCAATTCACAGGCAATTAACTGACATGGAAAGATGTATCATGAAGTATATGAAGGGAACATCAATTGTGGTACCAGAACAATTTCATTTCATGTTACCAGGAAAAAATCACCTTGTAACAATCTCGTATCCTACAGGTATTTCAGATGATCAGCTGGCAAGTTACAGAAAG GAATTGCATGGGTTATACAATCTGCCATGTGACAGACCATATTTCAAGAGAGCAAATGCTTATCATTTTCCAGATGAACCATATAAAGATGGgtatctcagaaatccacaTTTACATCTTAATTCACCTGGTATGGAGTCTGGTATG GTTTATTTGGTACACGGTGTCTATAGTTACCACCACTACATGCAGGATCGGATCGATGACAGCGGTTGGGGCTGTGCCTACCGGTCTCTGCAGACAATCTGCTCTTGGTTCAAACACCAAGGTTACATTGATGCATCTATTCCAACACATAAGGAAATTCAACAG GCACTGGTTGATGCTGGAGACAAGCCTGCAGCGTTTGTGGGGTCACGGCAATGGATTGGTTCGATTGAGGTGCAGCTTGTTTTGAATCAGCTTTTTGGAATAACATCAAAAATACTATTTGTCAG atTCTCCCGGGATGTTTATACAGGAAAACTCTTAAGTCACTTTCAAATCAGTTACCTATGCAGATACCAAGTGTAA